The Oreochromis niloticus isolate F11D_XX linkage group LG15, O_niloticus_UMD_NMBU, whole genome shotgun sequence genome includes a region encoding these proteins:
- the slc25a47a gene encoding solute carrier family 25 member 47-A has product MHFADFVSGSFAGACGVAVGYPLDTVKVRIQTQKQFTGVYQCVVETFSKEGVHGFFKGMSLPIATISMTSSVVFGTYRNCLQCLSQARGACCGPNTKLDVFLSGMAGGVAQVSVMSPGDIVKVRLQCQTESRRALTKTPKPKYHGPVHCLLTIVKQEGLMGLYRGALPLMLRDGPSYATYFLTYATICEWFAGGSKKKLDWYVVMLAGGIAGMAGWTIGTPMDVIKARLQMDGARETKKYKGFFHCIAETARVEGTGVFFRSLGINWLRAFPVNMVVFFTYEVLTGFFQAGGEGVDPPQLGLE; this is encoded by the exons ATGCATTTTGCTGATTTCGTGTCTGGATCATTTGCAG GGGCATGTGGAGTTGCAGTGGGCTACCCTCTGGACACTGTGAAG GTTCGgatacaaacacagaaacagttCACAGGTGTATATCAGTGTGTAGTGGAGACATTTTCAAAAGAAGGG GTGCATGGCTTCTTCAAAGGCATGTCCTTACCCATTGCCACAATCTCTATGACGTCCTCGGTGGTGTTTGGCACATACCGGAACTGCTTGCAGTGTCTGAGCCAGGCACGAGGAGCTTGTTGTGGTCCAAACACCAAACTGGATGTCTTCCTGTCTGGAATGGCCGGCGGTGTAGCTCAG GTATCAGTGATGTCTCCAGGTGACATTGTGAAAGTACGTCTGCAGTGTCAGACAGAGTCCAGGCGAGCATTAACCAAGACGCCCAAGCCAAAGTACCACGGTCCAGTTCACTGCCTGCTAACCATCGTCAAACAGGAGGGACTCATGGGGCTCTACAGAGGAGCTCTTCCTCTCATGTTAAGAGATGGGCCATCATATGCCACTTACTTTTTGACATATGCAACTATCTGTGAATGGTTTGCAGGTGGCAGTAAGAAAAAGTTAG ATTGGTATGTTGTGATGCTGGCTGGGGGAATAGCAGGAATGGCCGGCTGGACTATAGGAACACCCATGGACGTCATCAAAGCGCGCCTTCAGATGGATGGAGCAAGGGAGACAAAGAAATATAAGGGCTTTTTCCACTGCATAGCTGAGACTGCAAGAGTGGAGGGAACTGGGGTTTTCTTCAGGAGCCTAGGCATCAATTGGCTGCGTGCATTCCCTGTAAACATGGTGGTGTTTTTTACATATGAGGTTCTAACTGGTTTTTTCCAAGCTGGAGGTGAAGGTGTTGACCCGCCTCAGTTAGGGTTAGAATAA
- the LOC100700714 gene encoding mitochondrial basic amino acids transporter, which yields MDFIAGCLGGAAGVLVGHPFDTVKVRLQVQNADKPLYRGTFHCFQSIIRQESVFGLYKGIGSPMMGLTFINAIVFGVQGNTMRWLGEDTPRNQFLAGAAAGAIQTVVCCPMELAKTRMQMQGTGVKTGYKKMYKNSFDCLLRIYKQEGLRGVNRGMVTTLVRETPAFGVYFLSYDLLTRSLGCEPDARFLIPKLLFAGGMAGVISWVCNYPVDVIKSRLQADGVGGVNQYSSIADCIRQSVRKEGYMVFTRGLTSTLLRAFPVNAATFATVTLFLMYAQPENRGPKDCEPAPTQTEEQTRPTNL from the exons ATGGACTTCATTGCTGGATGTTTAGGAG GTGCGGCTGGAGTGTTGGTTGGACACCCATTTGACACAGTAAAG GTAAGACTGCAGGTCCAGAATGCTGATAAACCTCTATATCGTGGGACTTTCCACTGCTTCCAGTCCATCATACGTCAGGAGTCG GTATTTGGCTTGTATAAAGGCATTGGATCCCCCATGATGGGCCTTACATTCATCAATGCTATAGTGTTTGGTGTTCAGGGAAATACAATGCGATGGCTGGGGGAAGACACCCCAAGGAACCAGTTCCTTGCTGGTGCTGCAGCGGGAGCCATCCAGACTGTAGTCTGCTGCCCCATGGAGCTGGCCAAAACTCGCATGCAAATGCAGGGTACAGGGGTAAAGACGGGCTATAAAAAGATGTATAAGAACTCCTTTGACTGTTTGCTACGCATTTACAAACAGGAGGGTCTGCGGGGTGTAAACAGGGGCATGGTTACTACACTTGTCCGTGAAACACCTGCCTTCGGGGTTTACTTCCTGTCGTATGATTTGCTGACTCGCAGCCTCGGCTGTGAGCCAGATGCCCGCTTTTTGATTCCCAAACTGCTCTTTGCTGGGGGTATGGCAGGCGTCATATCTTGGGTCTGCAACTATCCCGTAGATGTGATCAAATCACGACTCCAAGCAGATGGGGTGGGTGGTGTGAACCAGTACAGCAGCATTGCTGACTGTATCCGGCAGAGTGTCAGGAAAGAGGGTTACATGGTGTTCACTCGAGGCCTCACTTCCACACTGCTAAGAGCCTTCCCTGTGAATGCTGCCACTTTTGCTACCGTCACCCTCTTCCTCATGTATGCGCAACCTGAGAACAGAGGGCCTAAAGACTGTGAGCCGGCCCCGACACAGACAGAGGAGCAGACCCGGCCCACCAACCTGTGA